One genomic segment of Cryomorphaceae bacterium includes these proteins:
- a CDS encoding NADH:ubiquinone reductase (Na(+)-transporting) subunit D, with amino-acid sequence MSTETTAPEVKEEKRPSEPLFSKKNKKLITDPLDDDNPITVQVLGICSALAITVQVEQAVVMSLSVVFVMMMGNLIISLLRNSIPSRIRIIVQLVVVASLVIVVSETLQAFLPDVAARLSVFVGLIITNCIIMGRFEAFAMGNKPFPSVLDGFGNALGYAWILVAVAVVRELFGSGKLYGFEVIPAAFYDMGYMNNNMMILPPMALVTVGVIIWIQRARNTKLIEEN; translated from the coding sequence ATGAGTACAGAAACAACTGCACCCGAGGTTAAAGAGGAGAAAAGACCCTCTGAGCCCCTGTTCTCCAAGAAAAACAAGAAGCTGATCACCGATCCGCTTGATGATGATAACCCCATTACCGTTCAGGTACTCGGTATCTGTTCAGCATTGGCCATTACCGTGCAGGTTGAGCAAGCGGTGGTAATGTCATTGTCGGTAGTGTTTGTAATGATGATGGGTAACCTCATTATTTCGCTGCTTCGCAACTCAATCCCGTCGCGAATCCGAATCATCGTGCAGCTCGTGGTGGTAGCATCGCTCGTAATTGTGGTGAGCGAAACACTGCAGGCCTTCCTTCCGGATGTGGCGGCACGACTCTCGGTGTTTGTGGGACTGATCATCACCAACTGTATCATCATGGGACGCTTTGAAGCGTTTGCAATGGGGAACAAGCCTTTTCCATCGGTACTCGACGGTTTTGGTAACGCCCTTGGTTACGCCTGGATCCTGGTAGCCGTGGCAGTGGTACGTGAGCTGTTTGGTTCAGGAAAACTGTACGGTTTTGAAGTGATTCCCGCTGCGTTTTACGACATGGGCTACATGAACAACAACATGATGATTCTGCCTCCAATGGCACTCGTAACTGTTGGGGTAATCATCTGGATTCAGCGTGCGCGTAACACCAAACTCATTGAAGAAAACTAA
- the apaG gene encoding Co2+/Mg2+ efflux protein ApaG encodes MVTAVSSGIKITVVTQYERDYSSPANEQYFFIYNITIENTNDFPVKLLRREWFIIDSNGDKREVEGEGVVGEQPVIPPGSKYSYSSGCDFMTDFGSMSGSYLMKRLDAGLVFKAHIPRFYMLAPWRLN; translated from the coding sequence ATGGTAACAGCGGTAAGTAGTGGTATCAAGATTACGGTGGTTACGCAATACGAGCGCGACTATTCATCACCTGCCAACGAGCAGTACTTCTTCATTTACAACATCACCATAGAGAACACCAACGACTTTCCTGTGAAGTTACTGAGAAGAGAATGGTTTATTATTGACAGCAATGGCGACAAGCGTGAGGTTGAAGGTGAAGGCGTAGTGGGCGAGCAACCTGTTATACCACCCGGCAGCAAGTACTCTTACAGCTCGGGTTGTGACTTTATGACAGATTTTGGCTCGATGAGCGGCTCGTACCTGATGAAGCGATTAGACGCCGGTTTGGTGTTCAAGGCACACATTCCGAGGTTTTACATGCTTGCGCCGTGGCGCTTAAACTAA
- a CDS encoding DUF5103 domain-containing protein, with product MPFNRFLPLLLITCLLFSVPDITAQTEVNQPEFIEDEDRPKTKKELREERRLQREAEEKARREEAKKNQLPFEDRVYDEHIKTILVHKAGLQLNPPVIQMGGVEKIEVRFDDLHPYSRTFAYSVEHCTHDWQGSDLIESEYLEGFFTNYINDFSNSFNTTQPYMHHRFAFPNEDLRITRSGNYLLKVFADDDPSKVIFTRRFMVTENVVMIDAKAAAPRNVALRQEGQEIQFTINHGSFPIPNPFRDLNVVLIQNQRWNSAITGLNPVFVKGGELVYDYDAPATFMAGNEYRPLDIKSFTYQMENILRSERTPLGWQILLAPDQPRVFRRYETIRDINGQAFVKNDDGFADHTESDYATVHFTLKVDQPLIRSEIYVYGGYNNFALTEENKMTYNPEIGSYQCSLHLKQGFYNYKYAVVEEHVGIPDITIIEGSFMETENAYMILVYHRNFSNNYDQLIGVSYVNANRR from the coding sequence ATGCCCTTTAACAGATTTCTACCCCTATTGTTGATTACTTGTTTACTCTTTTCCGTGCCGGATATCACAGCCCAAACAGAAGTTAACCAGCCCGAGTTCATTGAAGACGAAGACAGACCCAAAACCAAAAAAGAACTACGCGAAGAACGCCGGTTGCAGCGCGAGGCCGAGGAAAAAGCGCGTAGAGAAGAAGCCAAAAAAAACCAACTCCCTTTTGAAGACCGCGTTTACGACGAACACATCAAAACCATTTTGGTGCACAAAGCAGGTTTGCAACTCAACCCTCCGGTTATACAGATGGGAGGCGTAGAAAAGATTGAAGTCCGGTTTGACGACCTGCACCCTTACTCCCGCACCTTTGCCTATTCTGTAGAGCACTGTACACACGATTGGCAAGGGTCTGATTTAATTGAATCCGAGTATCTGGAAGGTTTTTTCACCAACTACATCAATGATTTCAGCAACTCATTCAACACCACACAGCCCTATATGCATCACCGGTTTGCTTTTCCGAATGAGGATTTGAGGATTACGCGGTCGGGGAATTACCTGCTTAAAGTTTTTGCAGACGATGACCCCAGCAAGGTAATATTTACCCGCCGGTTTATGGTTACCGAAAACGTTGTGATGATTGATGCCAAAGCTGCTGCTCCACGCAATGTGGCGTTGAGGCAGGAAGGTCAGGAAATTCAGTTTACCATCAACCACGGGTCTTTTCCGATTCCGAATCCGTTCAGAGATTTGAATGTGGTGCTCATCCAGAACCAGCGGTGGAATTCTGCCATTACAGGTCTCAATCCGGTGTTTGTGAAAGGCGGCGAGCTGGTGTATGACTACGATGCGCCAGCCACCTTTATGGCCGGTAATGAATACCGCCCTCTCGACATCAAAAGCTTTACCTATCAGATGGAGAACATTCTGCGCAGTGAACGAACCCCACTGGGCTGGCAAATTCTGCTTGCTCCCGATCAGCCGCGTGTTTTCAGGCGCTACGAAACCATTCGCGATATCAATGGGCAGGCATTTGTGAAAAACGACGACGGCTTTGCAGATCACACAGAATCTGACTACGCAACCGTGCACTTCACGCTCAAGGTAGATCAGCCCCTCATCCGCTCGGAGATATATGTGTACGGGGGGTACAATAACTTCGCCCTGACCGAAGAAAACAAAATGACCTACAACCCGGAAATTGGAAGCTACCAATGCAGTCTTCACCTGAAACAAGGGTTTTACAACTACAAATATGCTGTGGTTGAGGAACATGTTGGAATACCCGACATCACCATAATAGAAGGCTCTTTCATGGAAACCGAAAACGCCTATATGATATTGGTGTACCACCGCAATTTTTCGAACAATTACGACCAACTAATCGGCGTGTCGTACGTTAATGCTAACAGACGCTAA
- a CDS encoding NADH:ubiquinone reductase (Na(+)-transporting) subunit B, whose translation MKALKDLIDNKLMPPFKEGGKLHKFWPIPDSLDTFAFVPGHVTKSGSHIRDGIDMKRTMFMVIVALIPCLLFGMYNVGYQHYMAMGVTATFGDMFLFGALKVLPLVIVSYGVGLGIEFIFCIVKSHAINEGFLVSGMLIPLCMPVDVPLWMVGVATAFAVVIGKEVFGGTGMNILNVALTARAFLFFAYPTEMSGNKVWINTAGDGKPVDGYTGETLLAKATTTPVSEFTDTAGNAYASVNASFMDAIYGFVPGSVGETSVIAILIGAGLLLWTGIGSWRIMLSAVAGGAVMGLIFNLVGPAYFPDNTFLALPWWYHLAIGGFMFGVVFMATDPVTASQTASGKYIYGFLIGFLAILIRTVNPAYPEGVMMAILFMNVMAPMIDHYVIEANIKRRMNRLKVKTA comes from the coding sequence TTGAAAGCGTTAAAAGACCTGATTGACAACAAGCTAATGCCCCCCTTCAAAGAAGGTGGCAAGCTTCACAAGTTTTGGCCCATTCCGGATTCATTGGACACGTTTGCCTTTGTACCCGGCCATGTAACCAAATCCGGATCGCACATTCGCGATGGAATTGACATGAAGCGCACCATGTTCATGGTGATTGTTGCGCTTATTCCGTGTTTGCTCTTTGGAATGTATAACGTAGGATACCAGCACTACATGGCCATGGGCGTAACGGCCACTTTTGGAGACATGTTCCTGTTCGGAGCGCTGAAAGTTCTGCCGCTGGTAATCGTCTCTTACGGTGTAGGTCTTGGAATTGAGTTTATTTTCTGCATCGTAAAGAGCCACGCCATCAACGAGGGATTCCTGGTGTCAGGAATGTTGATTCCTCTGTGCATGCCCGTTGATGTACCGCTCTGGATGGTGGGTGTGGCCACAGCATTTGCCGTGGTTATCGGAAAAGAAGTGTTTGGCGGAACCGGTATGAACATCCTCAACGTAGCGCTCACCGCGCGGGCATTCCTGTTTTTTGCCTACCCCACAGAAATGTCGGGAAACAAAGTTTGGATCAATACTGCCGGAGATGGGAAGCCGGTAGATGGCTATACCGGTGAAACACTCCTCGCCAAAGCTACTACCACTCCGGTTTCCGAGTTCACCGATACAGCAGGGAATGCCTACGCAAGTGTGAATGCCTCGTTTATGGATGCTATTTACGGCTTTGTTCCCGGATCCGTAGGAGAAACCTCTGTAATCGCCATCCTGATTGGAGCCGGTTTGTTACTCTGGACAGGTATTGGAAGCTGGCGCATCATGCTCTCTGCTGTGGCAGGAGGTGCCGTAATGGGGCTTATTTTTAACTTGGTGGGCCCGGCTTATTTCCCCGATAATACATTCCTTGCGCTGCCCTGGTGGTATCACCTCGCCATTGGTGGATTTATGTTTGGTGTGGTGTTTATGGCAACCGATCCTGTAACAGCTTCGCAAACAGCAAGCGGAAAATATATTTACGGCTTCCTGATTGGATTCCTCGCCATTCTGATACGAACAGTGAACCCGGCCTATCCCGAAGGAGTGATGATGGCCATTCTCTTTATGAACGTAATGGCTCCGATGATTGACCACTATGTAATTGAGGCCAACATCAAACGAAGAATGAACCGACTTAAAGTAAAAACTGCGTAA
- the nqrE gene encoding NADH:ubiquinone reductase (Na(+)-transporting) subunit E, with the protein MDAVNIFVRSIFVDNMIFAYFLGMCSYLAVSKTVKTGVGLGFAVIFVLGITVPINYLLENYFLQPGALTWISADFATVDLSFLSFIMFIAVIASMVQLVEMIVERFAPALYGALGIFLPLIAVNCSILGGALFMQERQYPNIWDATVFGLGSGVGWWIAIVSIAAIREKIRYSNVPAPLRGLGITFIITGLMGIAFMSFMGIEL; encoded by the coding sequence ATGGATGCTGTAAACATATTTGTCCGGTCGATTTTTGTCGACAACATGATTTTCGCCTACTTCCTCGGTATGTGTTCATACCTGGCCGTATCGAAAACGGTTAAAACGGGAGTAGGGCTTGGTTTTGCCGTAATTTTCGTACTCGGTATTACTGTACCTATCAACTACCTGCTGGAAAATTACTTTCTGCAACCCGGAGCACTTACCTGGATCAGCGCTGATTTTGCCACCGTAGATTTGAGCTTCCTCAGCTTCATCATGTTTATCGCTGTAATTGCCTCTATGGTTCAGCTGGTAGAGATGATTGTGGAGCGTTTTGCACCGGCGCTGTATGGAGCACTCGGAATCTTCCTGCCTCTTATCGCTGTAAACTGCTCTATCCTCGGAGGAGCACTCTTTATGCAGGAACGCCAGTATCCCAACATCTGGGATGCTACCGTGTTCGGTCTGGGCTCGGGTGTGGGCTGGTGGATTGCCATTGTGTCCATCGCGGCCATCCGCGAAAAAATCCGCTACTCCAATGTGCCTGCTCCTCTGAGAGGGCTGGGTATCACTTTTATCATCACCGGTCTCATGGGCATTGCCTTCATGAGCTTTATGGGAATTGAATTGTAA
- the nqrC gene encoding NADH:ubiquinone reductase (Na(+)-transporting) subunit C, whose product MALDKNSNAFTFGFALVMVVVVGAVLSSLAMGLKPLQLKNQADKKRIDILTAIDVDANRTNAAELFDKYVVERVVIDYEGNVISSNTGEVDQLDDKDAFNINIRAEYRDRSIKPEGRNYPFYKCDKDGKNLYVIPMVGNGLWGAIWGFVALEDDFNTVYGASFDHATETPGLGAEISLPMFQDPFKGKQILDDQGNYKSIEVKKGGAEAGNPHQVDGITGGTITSDGVTEMLQRTLKVYHRFFNKNNA is encoded by the coding sequence ATGGCTCTAGACAAAAACAGCAATGCATTTACATTCGGCTTTGCGCTGGTAATGGTAGTAGTGGTGGGCGCCGTGCTCTCGTCGCTCGCCATGGGCCTTAAGCCCTTGCAGCTCAAAAATCAGGCTGACAAAAAGCGTATTGATATTCTCACTGCCATTGATGTGGACGCCAACCGAACCAATGCCGCTGAGCTTTTCGACAAATACGTCGTGGAGCGTGTGGTGATTGATTATGAAGGGAACGTGATCAGTAGCAACACCGGTGAGGTAGATCAGTTGGATGACAAAGACGCGTTTAACATCAATATACGCGCTGAGTACCGCGACCGCTCCATCAAGCCTGAAGGTCGCAACTATCCCTTCTACAAGTGCGACAAGGATGGAAAGAACCTCTACGTAATTCCAATGGTAGGAAACGGTCTCTGGGGTGCCATCTGGGGATTTGTTGCACTTGAGGACGATTTTAACACGGTGTACGGAGCCAGCTTTGACCACGCAACGGAAACGCCCGGTTTGGGAGCTGAAATCAGCCTGCCGATGTTTCAGGACCCCTTCAAGGGTAAGCAAATACTCGACGATCAAGGAAATTACAAATCTATCGAAGTGAAAAAAGGTGGCGCCGAAGCCGGCAACCCGCATCAGGTAGATGGAATTACCGGTGGTACCATCACCAGCGATGGAGTAACCGAAATGCTTCAGCGTACTCTGAAGGTATATCACCGCTTCTTTAACAAAAACAACGCTTAA
- a CDS encoding NADH:ubiquinone reductase (Na(+)-transporting) subunit F gives MGTTILLTIAVFFMVIFLLVSVLLYAKSKLSPSGPVTITVNGEKQLQVESGDTLLTTLSNNKLFLPSACGGGGTCAMCKCQIHKGGGEILPTEAPYFTRKEIQDNWRLGCQVKVKQDMDIQIPEEIFGIKKWECEVVSNYSVASFIKEFVVKLPEGEHLEFEAGGYIQIDVPPCTVEFKDIDITTHPELERDPDDFKPEWDKFDLWKLKMVNDEPIFRAYSMANHPAEGNIIMLNIRIATPPWDRAKNDWMAVNPGICSSFVFGCKPGDKVTISGPYGEFFIKETDAEMLYIGGGAGMAPMRSHLFHLFHTLRTNRKVTYWYGGRSKRELFYLDHFRKIEQEFPNFRFFVALSEPTEEDNWQVKEDIDAPGDGFVGFVHQVVIDQYLKKHDSPEDIEFYFCGPPLMNQAVLKMVDDWGVPPENVSFDDFGG, from the coding sequence ATGGGAACTACCATTCTTCTTACCATTGCCGTATTCTTCATGGTCATCTTTTTATTGGTGAGTGTGTTGCTGTACGCCAAGTCAAAACTGTCGCCCTCCGGGCCTGTAACCATCACCGTAAATGGTGAAAAGCAGTTGCAGGTAGAATCGGGCGATACGCTGCTTACCACCCTGAGCAACAACAAACTGTTTCTCCCTTCTGCCTGCGGAGGAGGAGGAACCTGTGCCATGTGCAAGTGCCAGATCCACAAAGGAGGAGGTGAAATTCTTCCCACCGAGGCACCTTACTTCACCCGAAAGGAAATCCAGGATAACTGGCGTTTGGGATGTCAGGTAAAGGTGAAACAAGACATGGATATCCAGATTCCTGAAGAAATTTTCGGCATCAAGAAATGGGAGTGCGAGGTGGTTTCCAACTACAGCGTGGCTTCGTTTATCAAGGAGTTTGTGGTGAAGCTGCCCGAAGGTGAACACCTCGAGTTTGAAGCCGGTGGATACATTCAGATTGACGTGCCTCCTTGCACCGTAGAGTTCAAAGACATTGATATCACCACACACCCGGAGCTCGAGCGCGACCCCGACGACTTCAAACCGGAGTGGGATAAATTTGACCTCTGGAAGCTGAAGATGGTAAATGATGAGCCGATTTTCCGCGCTTACTCTATGGCCAACCATCCGGCCGAAGGGAATATCATCATGCTGAACATACGTATCGCAACCCCACCGTGGGATCGCGCCAAGAACGATTGGATGGCGGTAAATCCCGGCATCTGTTCTTCGTTTGTATTTGGCTGCAAGCCCGGCGATAAGGTGACCATTTCAGGACCTTATGGAGAATTCTTTATCAAGGAAACCGACGCCGAAATGCTCTACATCGGCGGTGGTGCGGGGATGGCTCCTATGCGCTCGCACTTGTTTCACCTGTTCCACACCCTGCGCACCAACCGAAAGGTTACGTATTGGTACGGCGGTCGTTCGAAGCGAGAGCTTTTCTATCTCGATCATTTCCGCAAGATTGAGCAGGAATTCCCCAATTTTCGATTCTTTGTGGCCTTGAGTGAACCTACCGAGGAAGACAACTGGCAGGTAAAGGAAGACATTGACGCACCCGGAGATGGTTTTGTGGGCTTTGTGCACCAGGTGGTGATTGATCAGTACCTTAAGAAGCACGACTCACCCGAAGACATTGAGTTTTACTTCTGCGGTCCACCGCTGATGAACCAGGCTGTTCTGAAAATGGTTGATGACTGGGGAGTACCTCCCGAAAACGTTTCCTTCGACGACTTCGGAGGCTAG
- a CDS encoding Na(+)-translocating NADH-quinone reductase subunit A codes for MSKTIKIRKGVDIKLVGEAEKAKSQINRPEIFAVKPTDFHNLTPKMVVREGDEVKAGTVLFHDKYNEAIKFTSPVSGEVVEIRRGEKRRILEVRILADKEPSAIDFGAGDPGSMSREQVVEKLLNSGLWTAIRQRPFSTIANPEDHPKSIFVSAVNTAPLGADLNFICQDHISELQAGLDAMARLCDGSIHFQVAADPEKSKAFQGLKNIQLNKVSGPHPAGNVGVQIHQLDPLNKGELIWYVTPSHLITIGRLFKEGKYNPACTLALVGSEVTEPKYFDTWYGAPVKPMIKGRLKDGDLRIISGNVLTGDKIDSEGFVGFYHTEVSVIPEGHEPQFFLTEGWLSPGLHKFSLSHSFPSWLMPGKKYRLNTNLNGEERAFVVTGEMEKVFPFDIYPMQLVKSIMMNDIDMMEKLGIYEVDSEDFALCEFVCTSKIEIQRIVRQGLDTIQKEFA; via the coding sequence ATGTCAAAAACCATCAAAATCAGGAAAGGCGTTGATATTAAGCTAGTGGGGGAGGCCGAAAAAGCCAAATCTCAAATCAATCGTCCTGAGATTTTTGCTGTAAAGCCCACCGATTTTCATAACCTCACACCCAAAATGGTGGTTCGCGAAGGCGATGAGGTTAAGGCCGGAACCGTTCTTTTTCACGACAAATACAACGAAGCCATTAAGTTCACCAGCCCGGTAAGCGGAGAGGTGGTCGAAATTCGACGTGGTGAAAAGCGACGAATTCTGGAGGTGCGTATTTTGGCTGATAAAGAGCCATCTGCCATTGATTTTGGCGCAGGTGATCCGGGCTCCATGTCGCGCGAGCAGGTAGTTGAAAAGCTGCTTAACAGCGGTTTGTGGACAGCCATTCGCCAGCGCCCGTTTTCAACCATTGCCAATCCTGAGGATCATCCCAAATCTATTTTTGTTTCTGCGGTGAATACTGCTCCCCTGGGTGCGGACCTGAATTTCATTTGTCAGGATCACATCAGTGAGTTGCAGGCAGGTTTGGATGCCATGGCGAGACTCTGTGATGGTTCCATTCATTTTCAGGTTGCTGCCGACCCCGAAAAGTCGAAAGCATTCCAAGGATTGAAAAATATTCAACTCAACAAGGTAAGTGGACCGCATCCTGCCGGAAACGTGGGTGTGCAGATTCACCAGCTCGATCCTCTCAACAAAGGAGAGTTGATTTGGTACGTAACGCCCTCGCACCTGATCACCATTGGAAGGTTGTTCAAAGAAGGAAAGTACAACCCCGCTTGCACTTTAGCCCTCGTGGGTAGTGAGGTAACGGAACCCAAATATTTCGATACCTGGTACGGAGCTCCTGTAAAGCCCATGATTAAAGGCCGATTGAAAGATGGAGACCTTCGAATCATTTCGGGCAATGTTCTGACGGGTGACAAAATTGACAGCGAAGGATTTGTTGGGTTTTACCACACTGAAGTTTCTGTGATTCCCGAAGGACACGAGCCCCAGTTCTTCCTTACTGAGGGATGGCTTTCGCCCGGGCTACACAAGTTTTCTTTGTCTCACTCGTTCCCGTCGTGGTTAATGCCCGGTAAAAAATACCGTCTCAACACCAACCTTAATGGTGAAGAGCGCGCATTTGTGGTTACTGGCGAGATGGAAAAGGTGTTCCCGTTCGATATCTACCCCATGCAGCTGGTGAAATCCATCATGATGAACGACATCGACATGATGGAGAAGCTGGGTATTTACGAGGTAGATAGCGAAGATTTTGCGCTGTGTGAGTTTGTCTGCACATCGAAAATTGAAATTCAGAGAATTGTAAGACAAGGACTGGATACCATCCAAAAAGAGTTTGCATAA